The Anas acuta chromosome 2, bAnaAcu1.1, whole genome shotgun sequence genome contains a region encoding:
- the FAM210A gene encoding protein FAM210A, with product MQRSVLHTASQLAHGMCLVFPRSSVFQCIKGQSVSSNVGCKVILALDPPKRCLHAGVALLTSKKSALSSQPADSPPKVSEERNPLTSAGDVPKQSPVETDSSDPDPLQDKSISLVQRFKKTFKQYGKVMIPVHLVTSTVWFGSFYYAAMKGVNVVPFLELIGLPDSIVSILKNSQSGNALTAYALYKITTPARYTVTLGGTSITVKYLRKSGYMSTPPPVKEYLQDRMEETKDKITEKMEETKDKITEKMEETKDKITEKIQETKDKVSFKKIKD from the exons ATGCAAAGGAGTGTATTGCATACAGCATCTCAGCTGGCGCATGGGATGTGTTTGGTTTTTCCTCGCAGTAGCGTCTTTCAGTGCATAAAAGGACAATCAGTGTCATCTAATGTTGGGTGCAAAGTGATTTTGGCACTGGACCCTCCTAAACGATGTCTTCATGCAGGTGTAGCACTGTTAACCTCAAAGAAAAGTGCTTTGTCATCGCAGCCAGCAGACTCTCCTCCCAAAGTATCAGAAGAGAGGAATCCTTTGACTTCAGCTGGTGATGTACCCAAGCAGAGCCCCGTAGAGACAGATTCTTCAGATCCCGATCCATTGCAAGATAAATCAATTAGTCTTGTTCAAAGAttcaagaaaacttttaaaCAGTATGGAAAAGTCATGATTCCAGTTCATCTTGTGACTTCCACGGTGTGGTTTGGATCCTTTTACTATGCAGCCATGAA AGGAGTGAATGTTGTTCCATTCCTAGAGTTGATTGGCTTACCAGACAGCATAGTAAGCATCCTGAAAAACTCCCAGAGTGGAAATGCACTAACTGCATATGCATTGTATAAA ATTACAACTCCTGCCAGATATACCGTGACTTTGGGAGGAACGTCCATCACCGTTAAATATCTACGTAAGAGTGGCTATATGTCCACACCACCACCGGTAAAGGAATATCTACAAGATAGGATGGAGGAAACAAAGGATAAAATTACAGAGAAGATGGAGGAAACAAAGGATAAAATTACGGAGAAGATGGAGGAAACAAAGGATAAAATTACGGAGAAGATACAAGAAACCAAAGAtaaagtttcctttaaaaaaataaaggactaG